One window of Cupriavidus oxalaticus genomic DNA carries:
- a CDS encoding acyl-CoA dehydrogenase family protein — MDFKFSEEQSMLRDTLARYLADHYAFEARRAAVQSATGWRPDCWRAFARDLGILGAGFAESVGGLGGGAAEHMIVMEQFGRHLVLEPYLGTVVLAGGALAQGSPELAAQWLPAIIGGEVTAAWAHAEPASRYCRHDVQASATRAGDGYKLSGHKHAVVGAPSASHLVVSARTAGARRDREGISLFWIARDTPGVTLREYPTFDGMRAAEVLLDNVQVPASQRIGAEGEALALIERLCDHALVALAAEANGAMARMLADTIDYARQRKQFGVPIGTFQVLQHRMADMYMQLEQSVALTQVAAMQADGAQADFAQAACAAKVQAGQAGAFVGQGAVQIHGGMGVTEELAVGHYFKRVTAIDLQFGSAEHHLRRYADLLYPVAA; from the coding sequence GTGGATTTCAAGTTCAGCGAAGAACAATCGATGCTGCGCGACACGCTCGCGCGTTACCTGGCCGACCACTACGCTTTTGAAGCGCGCCGCGCCGCGGTCCAGTCCGCAACGGGCTGGCGGCCCGATTGCTGGCGTGCGTTCGCGCGCGACCTCGGCATCCTGGGCGCGGGCTTTGCCGAGTCGGTCGGCGGGCTGGGCGGCGGCGCTGCCGAGCACATGATCGTGATGGAACAGTTCGGCCGCCACCTGGTGCTCGAACCTTATCTCGGCACCGTGGTGCTGGCTGGCGGCGCGCTGGCGCAAGGCAGCCCGGAACTGGCGGCGCAGTGGCTGCCCGCCATCATCGGTGGCGAGGTCACCGCGGCCTGGGCGCATGCCGAGCCCGCCAGCCGCTATTGCCGGCATGACGTGCAAGCCAGCGCCACGCGCGCTGGCGACGGCTACAAGCTGAGCGGACACAAGCACGCCGTGGTGGGCGCGCCTTCCGCGTCGCACCTGGTGGTCAGCGCCCGCACCGCTGGGGCGCGCCGCGACCGCGAGGGCATCAGCCTGTTCTGGATCGCACGCGACACGCCCGGCGTGACCCTGCGCGAATATCCCACCTTCGACGGCATGCGCGCGGCCGAGGTGCTGCTCGATAACGTACAGGTGCCGGCCAGCCAGCGCATCGGCGCAGAAGGCGAGGCCTTAGCGCTGATCGAGCGGCTGTGCGACCACGCCCTGGTCGCGCTGGCCGCGGAAGCCAACGGCGCGATGGCGCGCATGCTGGCCGACACCATCGACTACGCACGCCAGCGCAAGCAGTTCGGCGTGCCGATCGGCACGTTCCAGGTGCTGCAGCACCGCATGGCCGACATGTATATGCAGCTGGAGCAATCCGTGGCACTGACGCAGGTCGCGGCGATGCAGGCCGACGGCGCGCAGGCGGACTTTGCGCAGGCGGCGTGCGCGGCCAAGGTCCAGGCCGGCCAGGCCGGGGCCTTCGTCGGCCAGGGCGCCGTGCAGATCCACGGCGGCATGGGGGTCACGGAGGAGCTGGCGGTGGGCCACTATTTCAAGCGCGTCACGGCGATCGACCTGCAGTTCGGCTCGGCCGAGCACCACCTGCGCCGCTACGCCGACCTGCTCTATCCCGTCGCGGCCTGA
- a CDS encoding acyl-CoA dehydrogenase family protein has translation MHLDFSPQDQQFREDVRAWITEAYDDELRAMMAQSKNGYLDKAGQVRWQKALHARGWAAPNWPQEYGGPGWTPTQRFIFQSELATAGCPPVSPMGLKMVAPVLMKYGTPAQKARFLPPILASDVWWCQGYSEPNSGSDLASLQLRADPGTDSDGEHYILNGSKIWTTHAQWADWMFCLVRTSRESKRQEGISFLLLDMHTPGITVSPLPTLDGPVAGQQEVNQVFFENVRVPAENRIGDEGKGWTYAKYLLEFERGGTYSPMLRKQLAKVAQIAAEQTADDGGRLLDDPSFRRKLATLHVRTAALEAVELRVFSGVESGTSIGAASSMLKLTGTETLQAVSELAVEAAGPAALPFVQDTWAGIQGREAALRVGPDYAAVLAPRYFNYRKASIYGGSNEIQRNIIAKLVLGL, from the coding sequence ATGCATCTCGATTTTTCCCCGCAAGACCAGCAATTCCGTGAAGACGTGCGCGCCTGGATCACCGAGGCGTATGACGACGAACTGCGCGCGATGATGGCGCAGTCCAAGAACGGCTATCTCGACAAAGCCGGCCAGGTGCGCTGGCAAAAGGCACTGCATGCGCGCGGCTGGGCCGCGCCCAACTGGCCGCAGGAATACGGCGGCCCGGGCTGGACGCCGACGCAGCGCTTTATCTTCCAGTCCGAGCTGGCCACGGCCGGCTGCCCGCCGGTATCGCCGATGGGGCTGAAGATGGTGGCGCCGGTGCTCATGAAATACGGCACGCCGGCGCAAAAGGCGCGCTTCCTGCCGCCGATCCTGGCATCGGACGTGTGGTGGTGCCAGGGTTATTCAGAGCCCAATTCCGGCTCTGACCTCGCGTCCTTGCAGCTGCGCGCCGATCCCGGCACCGACAGCGACGGCGAGCACTACATCCTCAACGGCTCCAAGATCTGGACGACGCATGCGCAGTGGGCCGACTGGATGTTCTGCCTGGTCCGCACCAGCCGCGAGTCGAAGCGGCAGGAAGGGATCTCGTTCCTGCTGCTCGACATGCATACCCCCGGCATCACGGTGTCACCTCTGCCGACGCTGGACGGCCCGGTGGCCGGGCAACAGGAAGTGAACCAGGTCTTCTTCGAGAACGTGCGCGTACCGGCGGAGAATCGCATCGGCGACGAAGGCAAGGGCTGGACCTATGCCAAGTACCTGCTGGAGTTCGAACGCGGCGGCACCTACAGCCCGATGCTGCGCAAGCAACTGGCCAAGGTGGCGCAGATCGCCGCCGAGCAGACCGCCGACGATGGCGGGCGGCTGCTCGACGACCCCTCCTTCCGGCGCAAGCTGGCCACGCTGCACGTGCGCACCGCCGCGCTGGAGGCGGTCGAACTGCGCGTGTTTTCGGGCGTGGAATCGGGCACGTCGATCGGGGCCGCGTCGAGCATGCTGAAGCTCACCGGCACGGAGACGTTGCAGGCCGTCAGCGAGCTGGCGGTCGAGGCCGCCGGTCCCGCGGCATTGCCGTTCGTGCAGGACACCTGGGCCGGAATCCAGGGCCGCGAGGCCGCGCTGCGCGTGGGGCCGGACTATGCGGCCGTGCTGGCGCCGCGCTACTTCAACTACCGCAAGGCGTCGATCTACGGCGGATCAAACGAGATCCAGCGCAATATCATCGCCAAGCTAGTGCTGGGGCTTTGA
- a CDS encoding nitroreductase, whose protein sequence is MKVSQAVASRKSVRGFLDKPVPADTIRRVLDAAARAPSGGNLQPWHIHVIGGEALERLRGIMRERIAHTPKGEDREYNVYPPELVAPYRDRRFEVGEALYHYLGIPREDKARRLAQFASNFTFFGAPLALFCTVDRRMGPPQWSDLGMYLQTVMLLLREEGLDSCAQECWAMYPETIGSFLQLPAERMLFTGMAIGFEDPEAPANQLRAARAPLAEFAEFIGI, encoded by the coding sequence ATGAAAGTCAGTCAAGCCGTCGCCAGCCGCAAGTCCGTTCGCGGCTTCCTGGACAAGCCCGTGCCAGCCGACACCATCCGCCGCGTGCTCGACGCCGCGGCGCGCGCGCCGTCGGGCGGCAACCTGCAGCCGTGGCATATCCACGTGATCGGCGGCGAGGCGCTGGAGCGCTTGCGCGGCATCATGCGCGAGCGCATCGCGCACACGCCCAAGGGTGAAGACCGCGAATACAACGTCTATCCGCCCGAACTGGTTGCGCCTTATCGCGACCGGCGCTTCGAGGTGGGCGAGGCGCTCTACCACTACCTTGGCATCCCGCGTGAAGACAAGGCGCGGCGCCTCGCCCAGTTCGCCAGCAACTTCACGTTCTTCGGCGCGCCGCTGGCGCTGTTCTGCACCGTGGACCGGCGCATGGGTCCGCCGCAGTGGTCGGACCTGGGCATGTACCTGCAGACCGTGATGCTGCTGCTGCGCGAGGAAGGGCTCGACAGCTGCGCGCAGGAATGCTGGGCGATGTATCCGGAGACCATCGGCAGCTTCCTGCAGCTGCCGGCCGAGCGCATGCTGTTCACCGGCATGGCGATCGGCTTCGAGGATCCCGAGGCGCCGGCCAACCAGTTGCGCGCGGCGCGCGCACCGCTGGCGGAGTTCGCCGAGTTCATCGGCATCTGA
- a CDS encoding crotonase/enoyl-CoA hydratase family protein, which translates to MTQATPSFETLRYAVEDGVATITLHRPDQLNAFTAQMMQDLIAAFDATDADDNVRAVIVTGSGRAFCAGADLSGGSSTFDFEKRYGASPDTAHRDGGGRVSLRIFRSLKPVIAAVNGAAVGVGVTMQLPMDIRLASTDAKFGFVFARRGITPEAASSWFLSRVVGVSTALEWCYTGRVFSAQEAHERGLVRSLHAPEDLLPAARAIAREIADNAAPVSVAISRQLIWRMAGASHPMEAHKLDSRAIQSRGRSADVKEGVSAFLEKRLAAFPDTVSHDLPDFFDWRGEPPFA; encoded by the coding sequence ATGACGCAAGCCACGCCTTCGTTCGAAACCCTGCGCTACGCCGTCGAAGACGGTGTCGCCACCATCACGCTGCATCGCCCGGACCAGCTCAACGCCTTCACCGCGCAGATGATGCAGGACCTGATCGCCGCCTTCGACGCCACCGATGCCGACGACAACGTCCGCGCGGTGATCGTCACCGGCTCGGGCCGCGCCTTCTGCGCCGGTGCCGACCTGTCCGGCGGCAGCTCGACCTTCGATTTCGAGAAGCGCTATGGCGCCAGCCCCGACACCGCGCACCGCGACGGCGGCGGCCGCGTGTCGCTGCGCATCTTCCGCAGCCTCAAGCCGGTGATTGCCGCGGTCAACGGCGCCGCGGTCGGCGTGGGCGTGACCATGCAGCTGCCGATGGACATCCGGCTGGCCTCGACCGACGCCAAGTTCGGCTTCGTGTTCGCGCGCCGCGGCATCACGCCCGAGGCCGCATCATCGTGGTTCCTGTCGCGCGTGGTCGGCGTTTCGACGGCGCTGGAATGGTGCTATACGGGGCGGGTGTTCTCGGCGCAGGAGGCGCATGAGCGCGGGCTGGTGCGCTCGCTGCACGCGCCCGAAGACCTGCTGCCGGCAGCGCGGGCGATCGCGCGGGAGATTGCGGACAACGCCGCGCCGGTCTCGGTCGCGATCTCCCGCCAGCTGATCTGGCGCATGGCCGGGGCCAGCCACCCCATGGAGGCGCACAAGCTCGACAGCCGGGCGATCCAGTCGCGCGGGCGCTCCGCCGACGTCAAGGAAGGCGTCAGCGCATTCCTGGAAAAGCGCCTGGCCGCGTTCCCCGACACCGTCTCGCACGACCTGCCGGACTTCTTCGACTGGCGCGGCGAGCCGCCGTTCGCCTGA
- a CDS encoding PaaI family thioesterase, which translates to MAEAGIEAAMPQAAESSSGSAVPEGFVPLRQPGGYMANFGQLYLNRERRTLAVRIDESHLNNLGIPHGGMLATLADTAIGMMMSLETGREKSAVTANLSLDFLDSARLGDWVEARVEFDKLGSRLRYGSCRLVSGERCLLRATAIFAVLGPRS; encoded by the coding sequence ATGGCTGAAGCCGGAATCGAGGCGGCGATGCCGCAGGCGGCCGAAAGCTCCAGTGGCTCTGCCGTGCCCGAGGGCTTCGTGCCGCTGCGGCAGCCGGGAGGCTACATGGCCAACTTCGGCCAGCTTTACCTGAACCGCGAACGCCGCACGCTGGCGGTGCGCATCGACGAGAGCCATCTCAACAACCTCGGCATCCCGCACGGCGGCATGCTGGCGACGCTGGCCGATACCGCCATCGGCATGATGATGTCGCTGGAGACCGGCCGCGAGAAGAGCGCGGTCACCGCCAACCTGAGCCTGGACTTCCTGGACTCGGCGCGCCTGGGCGACTGGGTCGAGGCGCGCGTGGAGTTCGACAAGCTCGGCTCGCGGCTGCGCTACGGCAGCTGCCGGCTGGTCAGCGGCGAGCGCTGCCTGCTGCGCGCCACCGCGATCTTCGCGGTGCTCGGCCCGCGCAGCTGA
- a CDS encoding AMP-binding protein — translation MHPSIHAQRTPEKPAVIMGSSGAVVTYRELDERSNQVAHLFRTLGLRPGDRVAFMLENHPRMFELCWGAQRSGIVYICLSTKLNAADAAYIVNDSAAQVLVTTHAQAEIAAALVAQTPALKRRLMLDGTVPGYDAYEPALASCPTTRVADEVTGGDMLYSSGTTGRPKGVFAPPGSPRIEDATTLTSLCQRLYGFDAETRYLSPAPLYHAAPLRYNMSVQALGGTAVVMEHFDAEKYLQLVQQHRITHTQLVPTMFSRMLKLPEAQRRAYDVSSLRVAIHAAAPCPVQVKEAMIAWWGPVIWEYYAGTEGNGVTVVSTQEWLQRKGTVGRAMVGKLRICGPDGELQPPGEPGTIYFAEGRAFEYHNDPAKTAESRHPRHPDWSTIGDVGYADADGYLFLTDRKANMIISGGVNIYPQEAENLLMTHPKVLDVAVIGVPNEDFGEEVKAVVQPADMAQAGPELAAELIAFCRANLSTIKCPRSVDFESELPRLPTGKLLKRLLRDRYWTGHGNKLV, via the coding sequence ATGCATCCGTCCATCCACGCGCAGCGCACGCCGGAGAAGCCGGCCGTCATCATGGGCAGCAGCGGCGCAGTCGTCACGTACCGCGAGCTGGACGAGCGCTCGAACCAGGTGGCGCACCTGTTCCGCACGCTGGGCCTGCGCCCCGGCGACCGTGTGGCGTTCATGCTGGAGAACCATCCGCGCATGTTCGAGCTATGCTGGGGCGCGCAACGCAGCGGCATCGTCTATATCTGCCTGAGCACCAAGCTGAACGCGGCCGATGCCGCCTACATCGTCAACGACAGCGCCGCGCAGGTGCTGGTGACCACGCACGCCCAGGCGGAGATCGCGGCCGCGCTGGTGGCGCAGACGCCGGCGCTGAAGCGCCGGCTGATGCTGGACGGCACGGTGCCCGGCTACGACGCCTATGAACCGGCCCTGGCAAGCTGCCCGACGACGCGCGTCGCGGACGAGGTGACTGGCGGCGACATGCTCTATTCGTCGGGCACCACGGGCCGGCCCAAAGGCGTATTCGCGCCGCCGGGCAGCCCGCGCATCGAGGATGCCACCACGTTGACCAGCCTGTGCCAGCGGCTCTATGGCTTCGATGCCGAGACCCGTTACCTGTCGCCGGCGCCGCTATACCATGCCGCGCCGCTGCGCTACAACATGTCGGTGCAAGCGCTGGGGGGCACCGCGGTGGTGATGGAGCATTTCGACGCGGAGAAATACCTGCAACTGGTGCAGCAGCACCGCATCACGCATACGCAGCTGGTGCCGACGATGTTCTCGCGGATGCTCAAACTGCCCGAGGCACAGCGCCGGGCCTATGACGTGTCGTCGCTGCGCGTGGCGATCCATGCCGCGGCGCCATGCCCGGTGCAGGTCAAGGAGGCGATGATCGCGTGGTGGGGGCCGGTGATCTGGGAGTATTACGCCGGCACCGAAGGCAACGGCGTGACCGTGGTCAGCACCCAGGAATGGCTGCAGCGCAAGGGCACCGTCGGCCGGGCCATGGTCGGCAAGCTGCGCATCTGCGGCCCCGACGGCGAACTGCAACCGCCCGGCGAGCCCGGCACCATCTATTTTGCCGAAGGCCGCGCCTTCGAATACCACAACGACCCGGCCAAGACGGCCGAATCGCGCCATCCCCGGCATCCGGACTGGAGCACCATCGGCGATGTCGGCTATGCCGATGCCGACGGCTACCTGTTCCTGACCGACCGCAAGGCCAATATGATCATCTCCGGCGGTGTCAACATCTACCCGCAGGAAGCCGAGAACCTGCTGATGACGCACCCCAAGGTGCTTGACGTGGCGGTGATCGGGGTACCTAACGAGGATTTTGGCGAAGAGGTCAAGGCTGTGGTGCAGCCGGCCGACATGGCGCAGGCCGGGCCGGAACTGGCAGCCGAGCTGATCGCGTTCTGCCGCGCCAACCTGTCCACCATCAAATGCCCGCGCTCGGTCGATTTCGAGTCCGAGCTGCCGCGCCTGCCGACCGGCAAGCTGCTCAAGCGGCTGCTGCGCGACCGCTACTGGACCGGCCACGGCAACAAGCTGGTGTGA
- a CDS encoding LuxR C-terminal-related transcriptional regulator — translation MASIEETGRRMPSATGAAALAAKLRPPLLTPFQVERASICDAVCAADFVKLVLVRAPAGFGKTTAMLQCRARLEAAGGRTAWLTLDRSDNDATRFLGSVEAAIAQALGAAAQPPRSGLMQDPGEQALALIDRLGSHSGAFTLFLDDFESIQNAAVSGLVWQMVESLPPGCRVVIGTRWVPESGLGRLRARGELLEIEPAQLRFSASETESFLREARGLKLQPAAISALHRRTEGWATALWLASVAMERRSQPEGFIAGFSGSNAAIADYLVEDVFLHLPDAVRDFLLRTSILDQLCGPLCDAVCQAAPPSGGGAGSSDEILAWLERANLFLLPLESERYGERGTGAAAEQWYRYHSLFSGFLRGQLAQSMPDAVPPLHLAASRWYESQGRPVPAIEHALAAGALGHALELLDSAVDDLLGQGRMRLLTRWLEAVPAEQLARWPKLQIAHAWAVSFTRGPADAIALLQAIPTEGAAGDLLAHIRALRHVLLNMMDRFDDARAFARNEVPPLPMGYAFPDAILGTSMARLAAVIGDYPEARRLLQIARQAVRGSDSNFNKIFSESVEGLIDLRQGRLQQALGRFRIAARTMLPNRFGPTNGNAMAGILLAEGLYESGDTDRASRLLTVYLPLSRDLGLPDQIITGHTVLARIAFERGETDQAHEWLAQLEALGHHRGLTRLVMAAMLERARLALRQGNVHAAQEAIERAADPALWRTRPGVSSFASDVEDIFVGRLRLDVHARPGAQVRDAIERELAAATSNQLMRRALKLRILLAQACQRSGDGTHALVVMGEALRFGAAEGFVRIFADEGDDVRRLVADACARQGASLPSAYVEKLLHACGQQAGEAPGGAAGRPAPPALVEPLTPKEQKVLQLLAEGFSNVAMAERLFVSETTVRTHLRNISAKLHASNRTQAVAIARQLGLL, via the coding sequence ATGGCAAGTATCGAGGAGACCGGGCGGCGCATGCCGTCCGCCACCGGCGCCGCTGCGCTGGCCGCCAAGCTGCGTCCACCGCTGCTGACGCCGTTCCAGGTCGAGCGCGCGTCGATCTGCGACGCCGTGTGCGCCGCGGACTTCGTCAAGCTCGTGCTGGTGCGCGCGCCCGCAGGCTTTGGCAAGACCACCGCCATGCTCCAGTGCCGTGCGCGCCTGGAAGCCGCGGGCGGGCGCACCGCCTGGCTCACCCTTGACCGCTCCGACAACGATGCCACCCGCTTCCTGGGCTCGGTCGAGGCCGCCATCGCGCAGGCGCTCGGCGCAGCGGCCCAGCCGCCCCGCTCCGGGCTGATGCAGGATCCCGGCGAGCAGGCGCTCGCGCTGATCGACCGGCTGGGCAGCCACAGCGGCGCCTTCACGCTGTTCCTCGACGACTTCGAATCGATCCAGAACGCCGCCGTCAGCGGCCTGGTGTGGCAGATGGTCGAAAGCCTGCCGCCGGGCTGCCGTGTCGTAATCGGTACGCGCTGGGTGCCGGAGAGCGGCCTGGGCCGGCTGCGCGCGCGCGGCGAGCTGCTCGAGATCGAGCCCGCGCAACTGCGCTTCAGCGCCAGCGAGACCGAATCCTTCCTGCGCGAGGCCCGTGGGCTCAAATTGCAGCCAGCCGCGATCAGCGCGCTGCACCGGCGCACCGAAGGCTGGGCCACGGCATTGTGGCTGGCTTCGGTGGCGATGGAGCGGCGCAGCCAGCCCGAGGGGTTCATTGCCGGCTTTTCCGGCTCCAACGCGGCAATTGCCGACTATCTGGTCGAAGACGTCTTCCTGCACCTGCCCGATGCGGTGCGGGACTTCCTGTTGCGGACCTCGATCCTCGACCAGCTCTGCGGCCCGCTGTGCGACGCGGTCTGCCAGGCCGCTCCGCCATCCGGGGGCGGCGCCGGCAGCAGCGACGAAATCCTGGCCTGGCTGGAGCGCGCCAACCTGTTCCTGCTGCCGCTGGAGAGCGAGCGCTACGGCGAGCGCGGCACCGGCGCGGCAGCGGAGCAGTGGTACCGCTATCACAGCCTGTTTTCCGGCTTCCTGCGCGGCCAGCTGGCGCAGTCGATGCCCGACGCCGTGCCGCCACTGCACCTGGCTGCCTCGCGCTGGTACGAATCTCAGGGCCGCCCGGTGCCCGCCATCGAGCACGCACTCGCGGCCGGCGCGCTGGGCCATGCGCTGGAATTGCTGGACAGCGCCGTCGATGACCTGCTGGGGCAGGGCCGCATGCGGCTGCTGACGCGCTGGCTGGAGGCGGTACCGGCCGAACAGCTGGCCCGCTGGCCCAAGCTGCAGATCGCGCATGCGTGGGCGGTGTCATTCACGCGCGGCCCGGCCGACGCGATCGCGCTGCTGCAGGCGATCCCGACCGAAGGCGCGGCCGGCGACCTGCTCGCGCATATCCGCGCGCTGCGCCACGTGCTGCTCAACATGATGGACCGCTTCGACGACGCGCGTGCCTTCGCCCGCAACGAGGTGCCGCCGCTGCCGATGGGCTACGCCTTCCCGGATGCGATCCTGGGTACGTCGATGGCGCGGCTGGCCGCGGTCATCGGCGACTATCCCGAGGCGCGCCGGCTGCTCCAGATCGCGCGCCAGGCCGTGCGCGGCTCGGACAGCAACTTCAACAAGATCTTCTCCGAATCGGTCGAAGGCCTGATCGACCTGCGCCAGGGACGGCTGCAGCAGGCGCTCGGGCGCTTCCGCATCGCCGCGCGCACGATGCTGCCGAACCGCTTCGGCCCGACCAACGGCAACGCCATGGCCGGCATTTTGTTGGCCGAAGGGCTGTACGAGAGCGGCGATACCGACCGCGCCAGCCGGCTGCTTACCGTGTATCTGCCGCTGTCGCGCGACCTCGGCCTGCCGGACCAGATCATCACCGGCCATACCGTGCTGGCCCGCATCGCCTTCGAGCGTGGCGAGACCGACCAGGCCCATGAATGGCTGGCGCAGCTGGAGGCGCTCGGCCACCACCGCGGCCTGACCCGGCTGGTGATGGCGGCGATGCTGGAGCGCGCGCGGCTGGCGCTGCGCCAGGGCAACGTGCACGCCGCGCAGGAGGCGATCGAGCGCGCCGCCGACCCGGCGCTGTGGCGCACGCGTCCGGGCGTCAGCTCGTTTGCCAGCGACGTCGAGGACATTTTTGTCGGCAGGCTGCGGCTGGACGTGCATGCCCGCCCGGGGGCGCAGGTACGCGACGCGATCGAGCGCGAACTGGCGGCCGCCACCAGCAACCAGCTGATGCGCCGCGCGCTCAAGCTGCGCATCCTGCTGGCACAGGCGTGCCAGCGCAGCGGCGACGGCACGCATGCGCTGGTGGTGATGGGCGAGGCGTTGCGCTTCGGGGCAGCCGAGGGCTTCGTGCGGATTTTCGCCGACGAAGGTGACGACGTGCGCCGGCTGGTGGCCGACGCCTGCGCCCGCCAGGGCGCCAGCCTGCCATCCGCCTACGTGGAAAAACTGCTGCATGCATGCGGCCAGCAAGCCGGCGAAGCGCCTGGCGGGGCGGCCGGCCGCCCCGCACCGCCGGCGCTGGTGGAGCCGCTGACGCCCAAGGAGCAGAAGGTGCTGCAGTTGCTGGCGGAAGGCTTTTCCAATGTCGCCATGGCCGAGCGCCTGTTCGTGTCCGAGACCACGGTGCGCACGCACCTGCGCAATATCAGCGCCAAGCTGCACGCCAGCAACCGCACCCAGGCGGTGGCGATCGCGCGGCAGCTGGGGCTGCTCTGA
- a CDS encoding NAD(P)H-dependent flavin oxidoreductase, with protein sequence MKTRITELLGIRYPIIQGGMQWVGYAEMAAAVSNAGGLGILTALTQPTPEALGEEIRRCRDMTDKPFGVNLTLLPSINPPPYARYLDVIIENGVKVLETAGNNPREHIARAKAAGMKVIHKCVAIRHAQSAERLGVDAVSIDGFECAGHPGEDDVPGMVLIPLAARKLSVPVIASGGIADGRGMAAALVLGAEGVNMGTRFCATQEAPIHDNVKRALVQASERDTNLIFRTLHNTARVLKNAVSDEVVSIERRPGGAQFEDVKHLVAGVRGKAALKAGETDGGIISAGQCVGLIDDVPSCEELLARMVRECREQLGSASRYFA encoded by the coding sequence ATGAAGACTCGAATCACCGAACTGCTTGGCATCCGCTACCCGATCATCCAGGGCGGCATGCAATGGGTCGGCTATGCGGAGATGGCCGCTGCCGTCTCCAACGCCGGCGGGCTGGGCATCCTCACCGCGCTGACGCAGCCGACCCCCGAGGCGCTGGGCGAGGAAATCCGCCGCTGCCGCGATATGACCGACAAGCCATTCGGCGTGAACCTGACGCTGCTGCCTTCGATCAACCCGCCGCCATACGCGCGCTACCTCGACGTCATCATCGAAAACGGCGTCAAGGTGCTGGAGACCGCCGGCAACAACCCCAGGGAACACATCGCGCGCGCCAAGGCCGCAGGCATGAAGGTGATCCACAAGTGCGTGGCGATCCGCCATGCCCAGTCGGCCGAGCGCCTGGGCGTCGACGCGGTGTCGATCGACGGCTTCGAGTGCGCCGGCCACCCGGGCGAGGACGATGTCCCCGGCATGGTGCTGATCCCGCTGGCGGCACGCAAGCTGTCGGTGCCGGTGATCGCCTCGGGCGGCATCGCCGACGGCCGCGGCATGGCCGCCGCGCTGGTGCTCGGCGCCGAGGGCGTGAACATGGGTACGCGCTTCTGCGCCACCCAGGAAGCGCCGATCCACGACAACGTCAAGCGGGCGCTGGTGCAGGCCAGCGAGCGCGACACCAACCTGATCTTCCGCACGCTGCACAACACCGCACGGGTGCTGAAGAACGCCGTGTCGGATGAGGTCGTGAGCATCGAGCGCCGCCCCGGCGGTGCGCAGTTCGAAGACGTCAAGCACCTGGTTGCCGGTGTGCGCGGCAAGGCAGCGCTGAAAGCGGGCGAGACCGACGGCGGCATCATCAGCGCCGGCCAGTGCGTGGGCCTGATCGACGACGTGCCGAGCTGCGAGGAGTTGCTCGCACGCATGGTCCGCGAATGCCGCGAGCAACTTGGCTCGGCCTCGCGCTACTTCGCCTGA